The proteins below come from a single Verrucomicrobiota bacterium genomic window:
- a CDS encoding IS110 family transposase, with amino-acid sequence MPKMHLLETRLVRVFIHCVCLYRLKEPAGLKPGFLYLAISAGNAFYHNLNPSLKMNITHSIGLDVHKSSARYHIADKTAHRVSQGPLKATNSAVQQLLKNLRADPATVLVVAEATGMLHLDFCEAFQKSGCQVVAINPLYGRNRSARNAIRDNKTDRLDAESLAELGLSDREELLKRFAYHCPVERFELQRYVSSSKIIRKSLTNIIKHTATTVHTLFPELDELGLDITQVRVRRLLREHPSPARIAALGLAELRGYVGIKAAELKQAAAHSFAIPAMSAACEDGLLGQLLDTIEHLNEQLKQMDRKIDQLLLACAGVQTIRLARSIPGFGAKTTPAILAFISDEQLQWGNKRTIARKLQALFGADPRVKESGRWKGTTKVSKRGIEIARTALFQAAFCGMKFDPQLRQYYNSLKARGKHHKEAMIDLMRKQLGRLVSVLVNQKSFTPIIPRL; translated from the coding sequence ATGCCAAAAATGCATTTGTTGGAGACCAGGCTTGTGCGTGTTTTTATTCACTGCGTTTGCCTTTATCGCCTGAAAGAGCCGGCCGGTTTGAAGCCGGGATTTCTTTACTTGGCCATAAGCGCAGGCAACGCATTTTATCATAACCTTAACCCGTCATTAAAAATGAACATCACCCATAGCATAGGACTGGACGTCCACAAATCAAGCGCCCGTTATCACATCGCCGACAAGACCGCCCACCGGGTCTCTCAGGGGCCGCTCAAAGCCACCAATTCAGCGGTGCAACAGTTGCTGAAAAACCTGCGGGCCGATCCCGCCACCGTCCTGGTGGTGGCCGAGGCGACCGGTATGTTACACCTCGACTTTTGCGAAGCCTTCCAAAAATCCGGCTGCCAAGTCGTGGCCATCAACCCCCTGTACGGCCGCAATCGCAGCGCCCGTAACGCCATCCGCGACAACAAAACCGACCGGCTTGACGCCGAGTCCCTGGCCGAGCTCGGATTGAGCGACCGGGAAGAGTTATTGAAACGCTTTGCCTACCACTGCCCGGTCGAACGCTTCGAACTGCAACGCTACGTCAGCTCAAGCAAAATAATCCGCAAGTCCTTGACCAACATTATTAAACACACCGCCACCACCGTGCACACCCTGTTCCCCGAACTCGATGAACTGGGTCTGGACATCACCCAGGTCAGGGTGCGCCGACTTCTGCGCGAGCATCCATCACCCGCCCGCATCGCCGCCCTCGGCCTGGCCGAACTTCGCGGCTATGTCGGCATCAAGGCCGCCGAACTGAAGCAAGCCGCCGCCCACAGTTTTGCCATCCCGGCCATGAGTGCCGCCTGCGAGGACGGACTGCTGGGCCAACTCCTCGACACCATCGAGCACCTCAACGAGCAGCTCAAACAAATGGATCGCAAGATAGACCAACTCCTCCTCGCCTGCGCCGGAGTCCAGACCATACGCCTGGCCCGCAGCATCCCCGGTTTTGGTGCCAAAACTACCCCCGCCATCCTCGCTTTCATCTCTGACGAACAGCTCCAATGGGGCAACAAGCGTACGATCGCCCGCAAGCTCCAGGCCCTCTTCGGCGCCGATCCCCGCGTCAAAGAATCGGGGCGCTGGAAAGGCACCACCAAGGTCTCAAAACGAGGGATCGAGATCGCCCGCACTGCCCTCTTCCAGGCCGCCTTCTGCGGCATGAAGTTTGACCCCCAGCTCAGGCAGTACTACAATTCCCTAAAAGCGAGAGGCAAACACCACAAAGAAGCGATGATAGACCTCATGCGCAAACAGCTCGGTAGACTCGTATCCGTGCTGGTCAATCAAAAATCATTCACACCCATTATACCCCGATTATGA